In a single window of the Hippoglossus hippoglossus isolate fHipHip1 chromosome 7, fHipHip1.pri, whole genome shotgun sequence genome:
- the ttll9 gene encoding probable tubulin polyglutamylase TTLL9 isoform X4, with the protein MVCAAMAKNKTPGYKCSYNCGKVEEREPRSCVRFKCGLLNTIQNVLHQRPGWVEVKDSDADWDFNWCDVGWLRENFDHSYMEEHVRVNHFRNHYELTRKNLMVKNLKRYRKNLERDAGHMEASKSRKFDLRIYILVTSYVPLKAWLYRDGFARFSSTRFSLRTIDDKYMHLTNVAVQKTAPDYDPEKGCKWQMQQLRRYLTAKHGTEMVDTLFKEMDNIFVRSLQSVQKVIINDKHCFELYGYDVLLDQNLKPWLIEVNASPSHTPSSQEDYEMKCRLLEDTLNVVDMEERLTGKEKRVGGYDLMWNDGPVYREDTNLETFGSSCFTANTHLGCVNDREKQLRPLLKPFPVQKKM; encoded by the exons ATGGTGTGTGCAGCCATGGCAAAGAATAAG ACGCCTGGATACAAATGCTCATACAACTGTGGCAAAGTCGAGGAGCG GGAGCCGAGAAGTTGTGTGCGTTTCAAATGCGGACTACTCAACACCATACAGAACGTCCTGCACCAAAGACCTGGCTGGGTTGAAGTCAAAGA cAGTGATGCCGATTGGGATTTCAACTGGTGTGACGTGGGCTGGCTCAGGGAGAATTTTGATCATTCGTACATGGAGGAACATGTGAGGGTAAACCACTTTCGCAACCATTATGAG CTGACTCGCAAAAACCTCATGGTGAAAAACCTCAAAAGGTACAGGAAGAACCTTGAAAGAGATGCTGGCCACATGGAGGCATCCAAAT CCAGGAAATTTGATCTGAGGATCTACATTCTGGTCACATCA TATGTTCCCTTGAAGGCCTGGCTGTATCGAGATGGCTTTGCTCGCTTCTCAAGCACCCGCTTCTCTCTTAGGACCATTGATGACAagt ATATGCATCTCACCAATGTGGCTGTTCAAAAAACAGCACCTGACTACGATCCTGAAAAG GGATGTAAGTGGCAGATGCAGCAGCTTCGAAGATACCTGACTGCAAAGCACGGCACAGAGATGGTAGATACCCTGTTCAAAGAGATGGATAACATCTTTGTACGCAGTCTCCAGAGTGTACAAAAGGTCATTATAAATGACAAACACTGCTTCGAGCTCTACGGCTACGACGTTCTGCTGGATCAGAACCTCAAACC GTGGTTAATTGAGGTGAATGCCTCTCCGTCACACACCCCCAGTAGTCAAGAGGATTACGAGATGAAGTGCAGGCTGCTGGAAGACACTTTGAATGTTGTTGATATGGAGGAAAG GCTGACGGGCAAGGAGAAAAGGGTGGGTGGCTACGATCTCATGTGGAACGATGGCCCTGTCTACAGAGAGGATACCAACCTCGAAACATTTGGGAGTTCGTGTTTCACTGCCAACACACACTTAG GGTGTGTGAAcgacagagagaagcagcttcGTCCGCTACTAAAACCGTTTCCAGTCCAGAAGAAGATGTGA
- the ttll9 gene encoding probable tubulin polyglutamylase TTLL9 isoform X2: protein MVCAAMAKNKTPGYKCSYNCGKVEEREPRSCVRFKCGLLNTIQNVLHQRPGWVEVKDDADWDFNWCDVGWLRENFDHSYMEEHVRVNHFRNHYELTRKNLMVKNLKRYRKNLERDAGHMEASKCDFFPCTFALPSEYHLLVEEFKRSPGSIWIMKPVAKSQGKGIFLFRKLKDIMDWKKDGPRSEEQKDAAQVESYVAQRYIENPYLINARKFDLRIYILVTSYVPLKAWLYRDGFARFSSTRFSLRTIDDKYMHLTNVAVQKTAPDYDPEKGCKWQMQQLRRYLTAKHGTEMVDTLFKEMDNIFVRSLQSVQKVIINDKHCFELYGYDVLLDQNLKPWLIEVNASPSHTPSSQEDYEMKCRLLEDTLNVVDMEERLTGKEKRVGGYDLMWNDGPVYREDTNLETFGSSCFTANTHLGCVNDREKQLRPLLKPFPVQKKM, encoded by the exons ATGGTGTGTGCAGCCATGGCAAAGAATAAG ACGCCTGGATACAAATGCTCATACAACTGTGGCAAAGTCGAGGAGCG GGAGCCGAGAAGTTGTGTGCGTTTCAAATGCGGACTACTCAACACCATACAGAACGTCCTGCACCAAAGACCTGGCTGGGTTGAAGTCAAAGA TGATGCCGATTGGGATTTCAACTGGTGTGACGTGGGCTGGCTCAGGGAGAATTTTGATCATTCGTACATGGAGGAACATGTGAGGGTAAACCACTTTCGCAACCATTATGAG CTGACTCGCAAAAACCTCATGGTGAAAAACCTCAAAAGGTACAGGAAGAACCTTGAAAGAGATGCTGGCCACATGGAGGCATCCAAATGTGATTTCTTCCCCTGCACCTTTGCACTGCCCAGCGAGTATCATCTTCTTGTAGAGGAGTTCAAAAGAAGCCCTGGCAGCATCTGGATCATGAAGCCA GTGGCAAAATCACAAGGGAAAGGCATTTTTCTGTTCAGGAAACTGAAAGACATCATGGATTGGAAGAAG GATGGCCCCCGctcagaggagcagaaggaTGCAGCCCAAGTGGAAAGCTACGTGGCACAACGCTACATAGAGAACCCCTACCTAATTAATG CCAGGAAATTTGATCTGAGGATCTACATTCTGGTCACATCA TATGTTCCCTTGAAGGCCTGGCTGTATCGAGATGGCTTTGCTCGCTTCTCAAGCACCCGCTTCTCTCTTAGGACCATTGATGACAagt ATATGCATCTCACCAATGTGGCTGTTCAAAAAACAGCACCTGACTACGATCCTGAAAAG GGATGTAAGTGGCAGATGCAGCAGCTTCGAAGATACCTGACTGCAAAGCACGGCACAGAGATGGTAGATACCCTGTTCAAAGAGATGGATAACATCTTTGTACGCAGTCTCCAGAGTGTACAAAAGGTCATTATAAATGACAAACACTGCTTCGAGCTCTACGGCTACGACGTTCTGCTGGATCAGAACCTCAAACC GTGGTTAATTGAGGTGAATGCCTCTCCGTCACACACCCCCAGTAGTCAAGAGGATTACGAGATGAAGTGCAGGCTGCTGGAAGACACTTTGAATGTTGTTGATATGGAGGAAAG GCTGACGGGCAAGGAGAAAAGGGTGGGTGGCTACGATCTCATGTGGAACGATGGCCCTGTCTACAGAGAGGATACCAACCTCGAAACATTTGGGAGTTCGTGTTTCACTGCCAACACACACTTAG GGTGTGTGAAcgacagagagaagcagcttcGTCCGCTACTAAAACCGTTTCCAGTCCAGAAGAAGATGTGA
- the ttll9 gene encoding probable tubulin polyglutamylase TTLL9 isoform X3, whose protein sequence is MEEHVRVNHFRNHYELTRKNLMVKNLKRYRKNLERDAGHMEASKCDFFPCTFALPSEYHLLVEEFKRSPGSIWIMKPVAKSQGKGIFLFRKLKDIMDWKKDGPRSEEQKDAAQVESYVAQRYIENPYLINARKFDLRIYILVTSYVPLKAWLYRDGFARFSSTRFSLRTIDDKYMHLTNVAVQKTAPDYDPEKGCKWQMQQLRRYLTAKHGTEMVDTLFKEMDNIFVRSLQSVQKVIINDKHCFELYGYDVLLDQNLKPWLIEVNASPSHTPSSQEDYEMKCRLLEDTLNVVDMEERLTGKEKRVGGYDLMWNDGPVYREDTNLETFGSSCFTANTHLGCVNDREKQLRPLLKPFPVQKKM, encoded by the exons ATGGAGGAACATGTGAGGGTAAACCACTTTCGCAACCATTATGAG CTGACTCGCAAAAACCTCATGGTGAAAAACCTCAAAAGGTACAGGAAGAACCTTGAAAGAGATGCTGGCCACATGGAGGCATCCAAATGTGATTTCTTCCCCTGCACCTTTGCACTGCCCAGCGAGTATCATCTTCTTGTAGAGGAGTTCAAAAGAAGCCCTGGCAGCATCTGGATCATGAAGCCA GTGGCAAAATCACAAGGGAAAGGCATTTTTCTGTTCAGGAAACTGAAAGACATCATGGATTGGAAGAAG GATGGCCCCCGctcagaggagcagaaggaTGCAGCCCAAGTGGAAAGCTACGTGGCACAACGCTACATAGAGAACCCCTACCTAATTAATG CCAGGAAATTTGATCTGAGGATCTACATTCTGGTCACATCA TATGTTCCCTTGAAGGCCTGGCTGTATCGAGATGGCTTTGCTCGCTTCTCAAGCACCCGCTTCTCTCTTAGGACCATTGATGACAagt ATATGCATCTCACCAATGTGGCTGTTCAAAAAACAGCACCTGACTACGATCCTGAAAAG GGATGTAAGTGGCAGATGCAGCAGCTTCGAAGATACCTGACTGCAAAGCACGGCACAGAGATGGTAGATACCCTGTTCAAAGAGATGGATAACATCTTTGTACGCAGTCTCCAGAGTGTACAAAAGGTCATTATAAATGACAAACACTGCTTCGAGCTCTACGGCTACGACGTTCTGCTGGATCAGAACCTCAAACC GTGGTTAATTGAGGTGAATGCCTCTCCGTCACACACCCCCAGTAGTCAAGAGGATTACGAGATGAAGTGCAGGCTGCTGGAAGACACTTTGAATGTTGTTGATATGGAGGAAAG GCTGACGGGCAAGGAGAAAAGGGTGGGTGGCTACGATCTCATGTGGAACGATGGCCCTGTCTACAGAGAGGATACCAACCTCGAAACATTTGGGAGTTCGTGTTTCACTGCCAACACACACTTAG GGTGTGTGAAcgacagagagaagcagcttcGTCCGCTACTAAAACCGTTTCCAGTCCAGAAGAAGATGTGA
- the ttll9 gene encoding probable tubulin polyglutamylase TTLL9 isoform X1 — protein sequence MVCAAMAKNKTPGYKCSYNCGKVEEREPRSCVRFKCGLLNTIQNVLHQRPGWVEVKDSDADWDFNWCDVGWLRENFDHSYMEEHVRVNHFRNHYELTRKNLMVKNLKRYRKNLERDAGHMEASKCDFFPCTFALPSEYHLLVEEFKRSPGSIWIMKPVAKSQGKGIFLFRKLKDIMDWKKDGPRSEEQKDAAQVESYVAQRYIENPYLINARKFDLRIYILVTSYVPLKAWLYRDGFARFSSTRFSLRTIDDKYMHLTNVAVQKTAPDYDPEKGCKWQMQQLRRYLTAKHGTEMVDTLFKEMDNIFVRSLQSVQKVIINDKHCFELYGYDVLLDQNLKPWLIEVNASPSHTPSSQEDYEMKCRLLEDTLNVVDMEERLTGKEKRVGGYDLMWNDGPVYREDTNLETFGSSCFTANTHLGCVNDREKQLRPLLKPFPVQKKM from the exons ATGGTGTGTGCAGCCATGGCAAAGAATAAG ACGCCTGGATACAAATGCTCATACAACTGTGGCAAAGTCGAGGAGCG GGAGCCGAGAAGTTGTGTGCGTTTCAAATGCGGACTACTCAACACCATACAGAACGTCCTGCACCAAAGACCTGGCTGGGTTGAAGTCAAAGA cAGTGATGCCGATTGGGATTTCAACTGGTGTGACGTGGGCTGGCTCAGGGAGAATTTTGATCATTCGTACATGGAGGAACATGTGAGGGTAAACCACTTTCGCAACCATTATGAG CTGACTCGCAAAAACCTCATGGTGAAAAACCTCAAAAGGTACAGGAAGAACCTTGAAAGAGATGCTGGCCACATGGAGGCATCCAAATGTGATTTCTTCCCCTGCACCTTTGCACTGCCCAGCGAGTATCATCTTCTTGTAGAGGAGTTCAAAAGAAGCCCTGGCAGCATCTGGATCATGAAGCCA GTGGCAAAATCACAAGGGAAAGGCATTTTTCTGTTCAGGAAACTGAAAGACATCATGGATTGGAAGAAG GATGGCCCCCGctcagaggagcagaaggaTGCAGCCCAAGTGGAAAGCTACGTGGCACAACGCTACATAGAGAACCCCTACCTAATTAATG CCAGGAAATTTGATCTGAGGATCTACATTCTGGTCACATCA TATGTTCCCTTGAAGGCCTGGCTGTATCGAGATGGCTTTGCTCGCTTCTCAAGCACCCGCTTCTCTCTTAGGACCATTGATGACAagt ATATGCATCTCACCAATGTGGCTGTTCAAAAAACAGCACCTGACTACGATCCTGAAAAG GGATGTAAGTGGCAGATGCAGCAGCTTCGAAGATACCTGACTGCAAAGCACGGCACAGAGATGGTAGATACCCTGTTCAAAGAGATGGATAACATCTTTGTACGCAGTCTCCAGAGTGTACAAAAGGTCATTATAAATGACAAACACTGCTTCGAGCTCTACGGCTACGACGTTCTGCTGGATCAGAACCTCAAACC GTGGTTAATTGAGGTGAATGCCTCTCCGTCACACACCCCCAGTAGTCAAGAGGATTACGAGATGAAGTGCAGGCTGCTGGAAGACACTTTGAATGTTGTTGATATGGAGGAAAG GCTGACGGGCAAGGAGAAAAGGGTGGGTGGCTACGATCTCATGTGGAACGATGGCCCTGTCTACAGAGAGGATACCAACCTCGAAACATTTGGGAGTTCGTGTTTCACTGCCAACACACACTTAG GGTGTGTGAAcgacagagagaagcagcttcGTCCGCTACTAAAACCGTTTCCAGTCCAGAAGAAGATGTGA